The following proteins are co-located in the Parafannyhessea umbonata genome:
- a CDS encoding S10 family peptidase → MAEESQNEAAPKQARSKVAEAFMSVPADEASTCPEPATARLTWHGSNETAGEKIEYSCTAAHLDVRSDTGRLVGKMFSLTYVALGEDGSASPSRPVTFCYNGGPGCASVPINFGGMGPRRVRTDGVSHLAYPIEVEDNPYTLLRESDLVFLDALGTGFSSLAADADTSKVFGVDGDADAFCRAITTWLEENGRWTSPVYLFGESYGTVRNAVLMRLLGERDVKVAGVTMLSAIFDWVQTLEGEDLYHLGMTPTYAATAHYFGKVGAGEGADKWFDRALEFTDDVLAPALLKGDRLDPEKEADIAWRYAELIGLPAEHIRRNHLRVTLDDFRRGVLADDGRVCGRLDTRFSSEAPSSLQTSSEWFAGEDAADDAVESSWTMAFRDFLHRELGYKAPARYISSNYEQVGVNWNWSHREPGKMDSTGCPNVATDIATAMRRNPRMKVAILGGRYDAATPYWNVMHDMSAQFLGDALKERLEWHRYGCGHMAYVDEPTLRQMSADMEAFYNKR, encoded by the coding sequence ATGGCAGAGGAGAGCCAAAACGAGGCGGCCCCCAAGCAGGCGAGGTCGAAGGTGGCGGAGGCGTTCATGTCCGTCCCCGCCGATGAGGCGAGCACGTGCCCGGAGCCCGCGACGGCACGCCTGACGTGGCACGGCTCCAACGAGACCGCGGGCGAGAAGATCGAGTACTCCTGCACGGCCGCGCACCTGGACGTGCGCTCCGACACCGGCAGGCTCGTGGGCAAGATGTTCAGCCTCACCTACGTTGCGCTGGGCGAGGACGGCAGCGCGAGTCCTTCTCGCCCCGTGACCTTCTGCTACAACGGCGGCCCCGGCTGCGCGAGCGTGCCAATCAACTTTGGCGGCATGGGCCCGCGCCGCGTGAGGACGGATGGCGTGAGCCACCTGGCGTACCCCATCGAGGTGGAGGACAACCCGTACACGCTGCTGCGCGAGTCCGACCTTGTGTTTCTTGACGCGCTGGGCACCGGGTTCTCGAGCCTGGCGGCCGATGCCGACACGAGCAAGGTGTTTGGCGTGGACGGCGATGCGGACGCGTTCTGTCGTGCCATCACGACGTGGCTGGAGGAGAACGGCCGCTGGACGAGCCCCGTCTACCTGTTTGGCGAGTCGTACGGCACGGTGCGCAACGCCGTGCTGATGCGCCTTCTGGGCGAGAGGGACGTGAAGGTCGCCGGCGTCACGATGCTTTCCGCCATATTCGACTGGGTGCAGACCCTCGAGGGCGAGGACCTGTACCACCTGGGCATGACGCCGACGTACGCCGCCACGGCCCACTACTTTGGCAAGGTTGGCGCCGGCGAGGGCGCGGACAAGTGGTTTGACCGGGCACTGGAGTTTACGGACGACGTGCTGGCGCCCGCGCTGCTGAAGGGCGACAGGCTGGACCCCGAGAAGGAGGCGGACATCGCGTGGCGCTACGCCGAGCTCATCGGGCTCCCCGCCGAGCACATCCGCCGCAACCACCTGCGCGTGACGCTGGACGACTTCCGCCGAGGCGTGCTTGCGGACGACGGCAGGGTCTGCGGCCGGCTCGACACGCGCTTCTCGTCCGAGGCGCCGTCCTCGCTGCAGACGTCGAGCGAGTGGTTTGCCGGCGAGGACGCGGCCGACGATGCCGTGGAGTCCAGCTGGACGATGGCGTTTAGGGACTTCCTCCACCGCGAGCTGGGCTACAAGGCGCCGGCACGCTACATCTCGAGCAACTACGAGCAGGTGGGTGTGAACTGGAACTGGAGCCACCGCGAGCCGGGCAAGATGGATTCGACGGGCTGCCCGAACGTGGCGACGGACATCGCTACGGCGATGCGCCGCAACCCGCGCATGAAGGTGGCAATCCTGGGCGGCCGCTACGACGCGGCGACGCCGTACTGGAACGTGATGCACGACATGAGCGCGCAGTTTTTGGGCGACGCGCTGAAGGAGCGCCTGGAGTGGCATCGCTACGGCTGCGGCCACATGGCCTACGTGGACGAGCCGACGCTACGCCAGATGAGCGCGGACATGGAGGCGTTCTACAACAAGCGATAG
- the rlmKL gene encoding bifunctional 23S rRNA (guanine(2069)-N(7))-methyltransferase RlmK/23S rRNA (guanine(2445)-N(2))-methyltransferase RlmL, with amino-acid sequence MTESRIVPEGAAGALEFFATCPKGFEPLLADELASLGARHVRALRGQVGFGSALEDAYRACLWSRLASRVVLVLDRIGAADSDSLYQGMAELPWEDHVLAGATVAVEAHGTNAQLRNTQFVAVRAKDAIVDRIAARRGARPMVDVEHPDVSVVVRVSRERATVGIDLTGTPLFRRGYEAARSDRTPIAPLRPDYAAALLAAGGWFRSVRHDSPALACVFSGAGSVVVEAASQALDRAPGLLRTRWGFAGWGGHDADAWDAVLAQARQRAEAARDRKPLLVATDTRPGAEASARRALRAAGMDVDLTFCAAEDVSAALAGHTDALAVEDLSWVSPDEVATQAAALAKCAAAAQGLPAEATVVTLSRDGAIDAALGAEPAEKVEVIVGQSDAAISRFAAAALPAERECVEVTVPGGRQVRVPVLVGASEQFARRLAKVARLRRKWAQREDVSCYRVYDSDLPDYAVSIDLWEGSELVPSRRGRGRWLQVYEYAAPRSVDPTLARRRLLDVLAIAPLVLGVAPQDVFVRVRTHGKGGSQYADEVAAPRRDTHGDARGRGAAGRRGAAAREGFVPLPRGAHLVDEGGLTFEVNFGMRLDCGLFLDHRNARSLVREMMKRTQGSKRFLNLFAYTGTATCYAADGGAKHTTTVDMSRPSLDWARRNMERNGFVSTSRPPEHEYVQADVIAWVQEQRHTKNRWDLVFCDVPTFSNSSRMRGSWDVQRDHAELIIGVSRLLTRNGSAIFSCNLRGFKPDVQKLARAGVTLEDVTAESIPEDFSRNAKVHHCYIVRRA; translated from the coding sequence ATGACCGAATCACGCATTGTTCCGGAGGGTGCCGCAGGCGCCCTCGAGTTCTTCGCAACGTGCCCCAAGGGCTTCGAGCCCCTCCTGGCAGACGAGCTAGCCTCCCTTGGCGCCAGGCACGTGCGCGCGCTCAGAGGCCAGGTTGGCTTTGGCTCCGCGCTCGAGGACGCGTACCGCGCCTGCCTGTGGTCGCGCCTCGCCTCGCGCGTGGTGCTCGTGCTCGACCGCATCGGCGCCGCGGACTCCGACTCGCTGTACCAGGGCATGGCGGAGCTTCCGTGGGAGGACCACGTGCTGGCGGGTGCTACGGTCGCCGTCGAGGCGCACGGCACGAACGCCCAGCTCCGTAACACGCAGTTCGTGGCAGTACGCGCGAAGGACGCGATCGTGGACAGGATTGCCGCCCGCCGGGGAGCGCGCCCCATGGTGGACGTCGAGCACCCGGACGTCTCCGTCGTGGTGAGGGTCTCGCGCGAGCGCGCGACCGTCGGCATCGACCTCACGGGCACCCCGCTCTTCAGGCGCGGCTACGAGGCCGCCCGCTCGGACCGCACCCCCATAGCTCCGCTTCGCCCGGACTACGCCGCGGCGCTTCTGGCCGCCGGCGGATGGTTCCGCTCCGTGCGGCACGACTCCCCCGCGCTGGCCTGTGTCTTCAGCGGCGCCGGCAGCGTCGTGGTCGAGGCGGCCTCCCAGGCGCTCGACCGCGCCCCGGGGCTTTTGCGCACGCGCTGGGGCTTTGCGGGCTGGGGCGGCCACGACGCCGACGCGTGGGACGCCGTCCTCGCACAGGCGCGCCAGCGGGCAGAGGCCGCCCGCGACAGGAAGCCCCTCCTCGTGGCCACGGACACCCGCCCCGGCGCCGAGGCCTCTGCCAGGCGCGCCCTCAGGGCGGCCGGTATGGACGTAGACCTGACGTTCTGCGCGGCGGAAGACGTATCCGCGGCGCTCGCCGGTCACACGGACGCGCTCGCGGTGGAGGACCTCTCGTGGGTCTCGCCGGACGAGGTCGCCACGCAGGCCGCCGCGCTCGCGAAGTGCGCGGCCGCGGCCCAGGGGCTGCCGGCGGAGGCCACCGTGGTCACGCTCTCGCGCGACGGCGCCATAGACGCGGCCCTTGGCGCCGAGCCCGCCGAGAAGGTCGAGGTCATCGTTGGCCAGAGCGACGCGGCCATCAGCCGCTTTGCGGCCGCGGCCCTGCCGGCCGAACGCGAGTGCGTCGAGGTCACGGTCCCGGGCGGCAGGCAGGTCAGGGTGCCCGTGCTCGTGGGCGCAAGCGAGCAGTTCGCCCGCCGCCTCGCGAAGGTCGCCCGGCTCCGCCGCAAGTGGGCGCAGCGCGAGGACGTCAGCTGCTACCGCGTGTACGATTCCGACCTGCCGGACTACGCCGTCAGCATCGACCTGTGGGAGGGCTCGGAGCTCGTGCCAAGCAGGCGCGGGCGCGGCCGCTGGCTGCAGGTGTACGAGTACGCCGCCCCCAGGTCCGTCGACCCCACGCTCGCGCGCAGGCGCCTGCTGGACGTGCTGGCCATAGCCCCCCTCGTGCTGGGCGTCGCGCCGCAGGACGTGTTCGTGCGCGTGCGCACCCACGGCAAGGGCGGCTCGCAGTACGCGGACGAGGTCGCGGCCCCGCGCCGTGACACGCACGGCGATGCCCGCGGCAGGGGTGCCGCCGGGCGCAGGGGCGCCGCCGCGAGGGAGGGATTCGTTCCTCTCCCCCGTGGGGCCCACCTGGTTGACGAGGGCGGCCTCACGTTCGAGGTCAACTTTGGCATGCGCCTGGACTGCGGGCTCTTCCTGGACCACCGCAACGCCCGCTCGCTCGTGCGCGAGATGATGAAGCGCACTCAGGGGTCGAAGCGCTTCCTGAACCTGTTCGCCTACACCGGCACCGCCACGTGCTACGCGGCGGACGGCGGCGCCAAGCACACCACCACGGTGGACATGAGCCGGCCGTCCTTGGACTGGGCACGGCGCAACATGGAGCGCAACGGCTTCGTCAGCACGTCGCGTCCGCCTGAGCACGAGTACGTGCAGGCGGACGTCATCGCGTGGGTGCAGGAGCAGCGCCACACCAAGAACCGCTGGGACCTCGTGTTCTGCGACGTGCCCACGTTCTCCAACTCCTCGCGCATGCGCGGCTCGTGGGACGTCCAGCGCGATCACGCGGAGCTCATCATCGGCGTGTCGCGCCTGCTCACCAGGAACGGCTCGGCCATCTTCAGCTGCAACCTGCGCGGCTTCAAGCCGGACGTGCAGAAGCTCGCGCGCGCCGGCGTCACGCTGGAGGACGTCACGGCCGAGTCCATCCCAGAGGACTTCTCGCGCAACGCGAAGGTGCACCACTGCTACATCGTGAGGCGCGCGTAG
- a CDS encoding phospho-sugar mutase — protein MDKETESRVQLWKENVTEPDLKAELDELISSGDEEALNDAFYRDLAFGTAGLRGTLGVGTNRMNVYVVAQATQGVADYLNAHYENPSIALARDSRLKGEDFQRVAAGVLAANGIHVYVYPRIEPVPTLSFAVRYLHTSAGIVLTASHNPAQYNGYKVYNDNGGQIANEAADEISASIEKTPVFGGAKMMDFEEGLQKGLIEWTPEEVLDAFIEAVKKVSVPGFKAPEGYKVVYTPLNGTGMECVTRILKEIGVNDVEVVPEQKDPDGNFPTCKYPNPEFREALQLALDLADKVKPNLVVATDPDADRMGTAIPHNGEYVLLSGNEMGVLLMDWLIKMAEQRGEDPKAKVAVSTIVSSVMPDALARDHGFEMRRVLTGFKYIGDQIDQLKDEGEEDRFLMGFEESYGYLVGTHARDKDAIVAVEMCVEMAAYYAERGMDLYEAMEELYKKYGYYLNGTVNAQFPGEAGAKRMAEIMTSLREKPLTEIAGYKVVGMTDFATGPEMPRVSGLQKEAPQHLPAANVIEYRLEGDNKVIFRPSGTEPKVKAYLFAKGATRADAEAIRAKLDEASKKILA, from the coding sequence ATGGATAAGGAAACCGAGTCCAGGGTTCAGCTTTGGAAGGAAAACGTCACGGAGCCAGACCTCAAGGCAGAGCTTGACGAGCTCATCTCCTCGGGCGACGAGGAAGCGCTGAACGACGCCTTCTATCGCGACCTCGCCTTCGGCACGGCTGGCCTTCGCGGCACGCTCGGTGTCGGCACGAATCGCATGAACGTCTACGTCGTCGCGCAGGCGACGCAGGGCGTGGCCGACTACTTGAACGCCCACTACGAGAACCCCTCCATCGCGCTTGCGCGCGACTCGCGCCTGAAGGGCGAGGACTTCCAGAGGGTCGCGGCGGGCGTCCTTGCCGCCAACGGCATCCACGTGTACGTCTATCCGCGCATCGAGCCGGTCCCCACGCTTTCGTTCGCCGTCCGCTACCTGCACACCTCCGCGGGCATCGTCCTCACGGCCTCGCACAACCCCGCGCAGTACAACGGCTATAAGGTCTACAACGACAACGGCGGCCAGATCGCGAACGAGGCCGCGGACGAGATCTCCGCGTCCATCGAGAAGACGCCGGTCTTTGGCGGCGCCAAGATGATGGACTTCGAGGAGGGCCTGCAGAAGGGCCTCATCGAGTGGACGCCGGAAGAGGTCCTCGATGCGTTCATCGAGGCCGTCAAGAAGGTCTCCGTCCCCGGCTTCAAGGCTCCGGAGGGCTACAAGGTCGTGTACACGCCGCTCAACGGCACCGGCATGGAGTGCGTGACCCGCATCCTGAAGGAGATCGGCGTGAACGACGTCGAGGTGGTTCCCGAGCAGAAGGACCCGGACGGCAACTTCCCGACGTGCAAGTACCCGAACCCCGAGTTCCGCGAGGCGCTGCAGCTGGCCCTCGACCTCGCCGACAAGGTGAAGCCGAACCTCGTCGTCGCCACGGACCCGGACGCGGACCGCATGGGCACGGCGATTCCCCACAACGGCGAGTATGTCCTTCTCTCCGGAAACGAGATGGGCGTCCTGCTGATGGACTGGCTCATCAAGATGGCGGAGCAGCGCGGCGAGGACCCGAAGGCGAAGGTCGCCGTCTCCACGATCGTCTCCTCCGTCATGCCCGACGCGCTTGCGCGTGACCACGGCTTCGAGATGCGCCGCGTGCTCACTGGCTTCAAGTACATCGGCGACCAGATCGACCAGCTGAAGGACGAGGGCGAGGAGGACCGCTTCCTCATGGGCTTCGAGGAGTCCTACGGCTACCTCGTCGGCACGCACGCCCGCGACAAGGACGCCATCGTCGCCGTCGAGATGTGCGTCGAGATGGCCGCGTACTACGCCGAGCGCGGCATGGACCTCTACGAGGCCATGGAGGAGCTGTACAAGAAGTACGGCTACTACCTCAACGGCACGGTGAACGCGCAGTTCCCGGGCGAGGCCGGCGCCAAGCGCATGGCCGAGATCATGACCAGCCTGCGCGAGAAGCCGCTGACGGAGATTGCGGGCTACAAGGTCGTCGGCATGACCGACTTCGCGACTGGCCCCGAGATGCCGCGCGTCTCTGGCCTGCAGAAGGAGGCTCCGCAGCACCTGCCCGCCGCGAACGTGATCGAGTACCGCCTCGAGGGCGACAACAAGGTCATCTTCCGTCCGTCCGGCACCGAGCCCAAGGTCAAGGCGTACCTGTTCGCAAAGGGCGCGACGCGCGCAGACGCCGAGGCCATCCGCGCCAAGCTTGACGAGGCCTCCAAGAAGATCCTGGCATAG
- a CDS encoding arginine repressor: protein MVKRRNNRQDAIRDIVRGKSIRTQRALVDELQAIGFNCTQATVSRDIADMGLRKLSEGIYVLAEDLHLQRMVSEFVMSVDRADNLVVIKSQPGTAPGVAAAVDAASLPEVKGSVAGNDTVLVVSGSDEAAMDLVNLVNKLRDAKK from the coding sequence ATGGTAAAGAGACGCAACAACAGGCAGGACGCCATCAGGGACATCGTCCGTGGCAAGTCCATCAGGACGCAGCGCGCCCTTGTTGACGAGCTTCAGGCCATCGGCTTCAACTGCACGCAGGCGACCGTCTCGCGCGACATCGCGGACATGGGCCTGCGCAAGCTCAGCGAGGGCATCTACGTCCTGGCGGAGGACCTCCACCTCCAGCGCATGGTTTCCGAGTTCGTGATGAGCGTCGACCGCGCCGACAACCTCGTCGTGATAAAGTCGCAGCCGGGCACGGCCCCCGGCGTGGCGGCCGCCGTCGACGCGGCGTCGCTGCCTGAGGTCAAAGGCTCCGTCGCCGGCAACGACACCGTGCTCGTGGTCTCCGGAAGCGACGAGGCCGCGATGGACCTCGTGAACCTCGTCAACAAGCTGCGCGACGCAAAGAAGTAG
- a CDS encoding transglycosylase domain-containing protein — MSIRTRRAHRHASTHAVGFGVAGFFGFLALLTLALFMSLGGVVSNWLQDLPDYTSAKAYLVSEPTTVYASDGSVIAEYYIQNRRSVDSSQISDYALKAIVDTEDVRFYQHHGVDPQGILRAVAVQLGGGSEGASTITQQLVRNTVLSDEQFDMTLKRKVREAYIAIQMEKMFTKKQILNMYLNTIYFGHSAYGIEAASITYFNKHAKDLTLAEAATLCGLPQSPSVYDPLKNPTAAKKRRNIVLNRMYAAGDITKKQCEDAKKEELVTNQGTMEDAEGKYPYFTDYVKTLLLKDFDQDTVMQGGLKVYTTIDPTVQEAAQDSVRKNLDSIGNDQLQAALVAIDPSTGYIKAMVGGRDYESNKFNLATQAERQPGSSFKTYTLCAALNAGMNPQIYINCNSPLQASPTWKVNNFGHTSYGTITLAKAFALSSNTGFVQVIQAVGADKVSQMATDMGVDVDIPAYDSITLGTIGIPVIQMAEGYSTIASGGYHRDAVAITKIEDRNGNVVYKHKDKPKQVFSTAVADAAIDVMKGVTQAGGTASVISQTLKVDQPVAGKTGTTENARDLWYCGITPQLSVAVWCGYTTEGTVMVHGASGHPYNTTVPIYVDFINSALSGVARAEFPKADGTATYKPNSSWKFTATKYVSEETNRYRSYTNTQTENTNGYTDTTNPTTTNSTQNYGTNTTGTTTGTTTQETGAGAGAAGTGGTEAPAGGEAAGDGTR; from the coding sequence ATGAGCATTCGCACTCGCAGGGCTCACAGGCACGCGAGCACCCATGCGGTGGGTTTTGGCGTTGCGGGTTTCTTTGGCTTTCTGGCGCTTCTTACCCTGGCGCTCTTCATGTCGCTCGGCGGCGTCGTGAGCAACTGGCTCCAGGACCTGCCCGACTACACCTCGGCCAAGGCGTACCTCGTGTCCGAGCCGACGACGGTGTACGCATCCGACGGCTCCGTGATCGCGGAGTACTACATCCAGAACCGCCGCAGCGTCGATTCGAGCCAGATCTCGGACTACGCCCTGAAGGCGATCGTCGACACGGAGGACGTCCGCTTCTATCAGCACCACGGCGTCGACCCGCAGGGCATTCTGCGCGCGGTCGCCGTGCAGCTGGGCGGCGGCTCCGAGGGCGCCTCCACCATCACCCAGCAGCTGGTGAGAAACACGGTCCTCTCGGACGAGCAGTTTGACATGACGCTCAAGCGCAAGGTGCGCGAGGCGTACATCGCCATCCAGATGGAGAAGATGTTCACGAAGAAGCAGATCCTGAACATGTACCTCAACACGATCTACTTCGGCCACAGCGCGTACGGCATAGAGGCCGCCTCCATCACCTACTTCAACAAGCACGCGAAGGACCTCACCCTCGCCGAGGCGGCGACGCTGTGCGGACTTCCGCAGTCGCCGTCCGTGTACGACCCCCTGAAGAACCCGACGGCCGCGAAGAAGCGCCGCAACATAGTTCTTAACCGCATGTACGCCGCAGGCGACATCACCAAGAAGCAGTGCGAGGACGCCAAGAAGGAGGAGCTGGTCACGAACCAGGGCACCATGGAGGATGCCGAGGGCAAGTACCCGTACTTCACGGACTACGTCAAGACGCTCCTGCTGAAGGACTTCGACCAGGACACCGTCATGCAGGGCGGGCTGAAGGTCTACACCACCATCGACCCCACCGTGCAGGAGGCGGCGCAGGACAGCGTCCGCAAGAACCTCGACAGCATCGGCAACGACCAGCTGCAGGCGGCGCTCGTGGCGATCGACCCCTCCACGGGCTACATCAAGGCCATGGTCGGCGGCCGCGACTACGAGTCCAACAAGTTCAACCTCGCCACGCAGGCCGAACGCCAGCCGGGCTCGAGCTTCAAGACGTACACGCTGTGCGCCGCCCTGAACGCCGGCATGAACCCGCAGATATACATCAACTGCAACTCCCCGCTGCAGGCCTCCCCCACCTGGAAGGTCAACAACTTCGGCCACACGAGCTATGGCACCATCACCCTCGCGAAGGCGTTCGCGCTTTCCTCCAACACGGGCTTCGTGCAGGTGATCCAGGCGGTCGGCGCGGACAAGGTCTCGCAGATGGCCACGGACATGGGCGTCGACGTTGACATCCCGGCGTACGACTCCATCACGCTCGGCACCATCGGCATCCCCGTGATCCAGATGGCGGAGGGCTACTCCACGATCGCCTCCGGCGGCTACCACCGCGATGCCGTGGCCATCACCAAGATCGAGGACCGCAACGGCAACGTGGTGTACAAGCACAAGGACAAGCCCAAGCAGGTGTTCTCCACCGCCGTGGCGGACGCGGCCATCGACGTGATGAAGGGCGTCACCCAGGCGGGCGGCACCGCGAGCGTCATCAGCCAGACCCTCAAGGTCGACCAGCCGGTCGCCGGCAAGACCGGCACGACCGAGAACGCGCGCGACCTGTGGTACTGCGGCATCACCCCGCAGCTCTCCGTCGCGGTCTGGTGCGGCTACACCACTGAGGGCACCGTCATGGTGCACGGCGCGTCCGGTCACCCGTACAACACGACGGTCCCCATCTACGTCGACTTCATCAACTCCGCGCTGTCCGGCGTGGCGAGGGCGGAGTTCCCGAAGGCGGACGGCACCGCCACGTACAAGCCAAACAGCTCGTGGAAGTTCACGGCGACGAAGTACGTGTCCGAGGAGACGAACCGCTACCGCAGCTACACGAACACCCAGACCGAAAACACGAACGGCTACACCGACACCACTAACCCGACCACGACGAACTCGACCCAGAACTACGGCACGAACACCACCGGCACCACGACGGGCACGACCACGCAGGAGACCGGGGCAGGCGCAGGTGCCGCGGGCACGGGTGGAACGGAGGCTCCGGCCGGCGGCGAGGCCGCAGGCGACGGGACGCGCTAA
- a CDS encoding type II toxin-antitoxin system RelB/DinJ family antitoxin: MTTMTIRCDERDKAAAAAVAEYYGLDLSSVTRAFWKQMARTNSIPLDFGNREPNAESLRSIREADEIEAAGGTGESYGSARALLDAARA, translated from the coding sequence ATGACTACGATGACAATTCGCTGCGACGAGCGTGACAAGGCTGCGGCTGCTGCCGTGGCCGAATACTACGGCCTTGACCTATCCTCTGTCACCCGCGCATTCTGGAAGCAGATGGCCAGGACAAACAGCATCCCCCTCGACTTTGGCAATAGGGAGCCTAACGCCGAGAGCCTCCGCTCAATCCGGGAGGCCGATGAGATTGAGGCGGCGGGAGGTACCGGCGAGTCCTATGGGAGCGCACGCGCGCTTCTGGACGCTGCAAGGGCGTAG
- a CDS encoding type II toxin-antitoxin system YafQ family toxin has protein sequence MARLKAQFTPTFKRDLKKLDKRHVDDAPLEEVIELIIENSPESLAELKRRHRMHSLAGGWSGSSECHVCNAGDWLLIWRTFEGIALMQRTGSHDELFR, from the coding sequence ATGGCGCGTCTCAAAGCACAGTTCACCCCAACCTTCAAACGCGACCTAAAGAAGCTTGACAAAAGGCATGTCGACGATGCGCCACTTGAAGAAGTGATTGAACTCATAATTGAGAACTCCCCAGAGTCATTGGCAGAACTGAAAAGAAGGCACAGAATGCACTCTCTTGCTGGAGGATGGTCAGGAAGTAGTGAGTGCCATGTCTGCAATGCCGGAGATTGGCTTCTTATTTGGCGGACGTTTGAAGGGATTGCCTTGATGCAGCGCACGGGGAGTCATGACGAGCTGTTCCGCTAA
- the tyrS gene encoding tyrosine--tRNA ligase: MLSVDEQLKVILSGTMQVVPLDELKKKLEKGTPLNIKLGVDPTSPDLHLGHAVPLRKMRQFQDLGHNVTLIIGNGTALIGDPSGRDSTRPPLTEEQVEANAETYVAQAMKILDPSRTKVVHNGDWIKPMTLDKMLGLMSKFNVARILEREDFHNRYTNGQSIALHEFIYPVLQAYDSVMIEADLEMGGNDQIFNLLAGRDLMRDMGMEPQVALTMPLLVGLDGQKKMSKSYGNYVGLTDEANDMFGKLMSIKDELVPMYFRLCSTLPVAEVDKIDAAYADGSADPYALKRQLARNIVDLYHGAGAGDEAQAAFDATFKKNQIPDDVAEYPVSLAVTNEDGKVYLAKLLAEVGIAKSAGEGRRLIDGGGVKIDGEPVAAKCYNVDPELLHAGCVLQSGKRRWARLV; this comes from the coding sequence TTGCTATCCGTTGACGAACAGCTCAAGGTAATTCTTTCCGGCACCATGCAGGTGGTGCCCCTGGACGAGCTCAAGAAGAAGCTCGAGAAGGGCACGCCCCTCAACATAAAGCTGGGCGTGGACCCCACGAGCCCGGACCTGCACCTGGGACACGCCGTGCCGCTGCGCAAGATGCGCCAGTTCCAGGACCTGGGGCACAACGTGACGCTCATCATCGGCAACGGCACCGCGCTCATCGGCGACCCGTCCGGCCGCGACAGCACCCGCCCGCCGCTGACGGAGGAGCAGGTCGAGGCCAACGCGGAGACCTATGTGGCGCAGGCGATGAAGATCCTGGACCCCTCGCGCACGAAGGTGGTGCACAACGGCGACTGGATCAAGCCGATGACCCTGGACAAGATGCTGGGCCTGATGAGCAAGTTCAACGTGGCCCGCATCCTGGAGCGCGAGGACTTCCACAACCGCTACACCAACGGCCAGTCCATCGCCCTGCACGAGTTCATCTATCCCGTGCTGCAGGCGTACGACTCCGTCATGATCGAGGCCGACCTCGAGATGGGCGGCAACGACCAGATCTTCAACCTGCTGGCCGGCCGCGACCTTATGCGCGACATGGGCATGGAGCCCCAGGTGGCGCTGACGATGCCGCTTCTGGTGGGCCTTGACGGCCAGAAGAAGATGTCGAAGAGCTACGGCAACTACGTTGGCCTGACCGACGAGGCGAACGACATGTTTGGCAAGCTCATGTCCATCAAGGACGAGCTGGTGCCCATGTACTTCCGCCTGTGCTCCACGCTGCCCGTGGCGGAGGTCGACAAGATCGACGCCGCGTACGCGGACGGATCGGCGGACCCGTACGCGCTGAAGCGCCAGCTGGCCCGCAACATCGTGGACCTGTACCACGGTGCGGGCGCCGGCGACGAGGCCCAGGCCGCGTTCGACGCGACGTTCAAGAAGAACCAGATCCCGGACGACGTGGCGGAGTATCCCGTGAGCCTTGCCGTGACGAACGAGGACGGCAAGGTGTACCTGGCGAAGCTTCTGGCCGAGGTGGGCATCGCGAAGTCCGCGGGCGAGGGGCGCCGCCTGATCGACGGCGGCGGCGTGAAGATCGACGGCGAGCCCGTTGCCGCCAAGTGCTACAACGTGGACCCGGAGCTGCTGCACGCCGGCTGCGTGCTGCAGTCTGGCAAGCGCCGCTGGGCGAGGCTGGTGTAG
- a CDS encoding glycosyltransferase family 2 protein, whose translation MKVLAIIPAYNEEECLGNTVSELTSVCPDVDYLVINDGSHDRTPQICDELHLNHIDMPVNCGLTSGVKAGMKYAYRHGYDAAVQFDADGQHMPEYISKMAEAMRREGADIIIASRNLAGGGAVGARGTGAKLITFFINCATKQTITDPTSGMRMYNRSMIEKFARDFDIAPEPDTISLLIRKGAKVIEIPAQMRERQGGTSYLRYFSAISYMARTCLSLLLFQWFR comes from the coding sequence TTGAAGGTCCTCGCGATTATTCCTGCATACAACGAGGAAGAATGCCTGGGAAATACGGTAAGCGAGTTAACGTCTGTCTGTCCCGATGTAGATTATTTGGTAATTAACGATGGCTCGCATGACCGCACGCCGCAAATTTGCGATGAGCTGCATCTCAACCACATTGATATGCCTGTTAACTGCGGACTTACCTCTGGCGTAAAGGCCGGCATGAAGTACGCGTACCGGCACGGCTACGATGCTGCCGTGCAGTTTGATGCCGACGGTCAGCACATGCCCGAATACATTTCCAAGATGGCCGAGGCAATGCGGCGCGAAGGTGCAGACATCATAATCGCTTCGCGCAACCTTGCTGGTGGCGGAGCAGTTGGTGCTCGCGGCACTGGTGCGAAGCTCATCACCTTTTTCATAAATTGCGCAACCAAGCAGACCATTACGGATCCCACGTCGGGCATGCGCATGTATAACCGCTCCATGATCGAGAAGTTCGCGCGTGACTTCGATATCGCGCCTGAGCCCGATACGATTTCGCTCCTCATTCGCAAGGGCGCCAAGGTCATAGAGATTCCAGCGCAGATGCGCGAGCGTCAGGGCGGCACCAGCTACCTGCGCTACTTCAGCGCCATTTCCTATATGGCGCGTACCTGCCTTTCTCTGCTTCTGTTCCAGTGGTTTAGATAG